A window of the Haloarcula rubripromontorii genome harbors these coding sequences:
- a CDS encoding alpha-amylase family protein, protein MVEHGWHKDAVIYTLDVKTFNDSNGDGWGDFQGLIEKLDYIEDLGVTCLWLRPFYPSPLRDNGYDVADYYSVHDRMGTLADFRELTDRAHERGIRVLTDLVFNHTSTDHEWFQRAREDPDSKYHDYYLWTSHLDDAYQTANIFPDREDGVWSYDEVAGKHYFHQFYHHQPDLNVANPAVRDEIHDVMRFWLDQGADGFRIDAAHPMLLPKGHNGTTEDIELFKELKRVVTAAKDHAVLIAEADDQPEHLDYYFGDGEGFDLMFNFVLNAHMVYGVGVRDTWPLHRANEVLPDISGVGQWANFLRNHDEWNLLKLPHEALEHAREYFGPDDGSSWIFGRGHRLRLADLFGHDHDRIAMAHSLLFAYPGTPVILSGDEIGMGSDLWLDERESVRTPMQWDDTENGGFSTADREDCYNPPVVGKEYSFEHINVADQQADPDSLLSHIQRLVAARKRNPELSDGDLHLAESGHKDVLVHRVDAGDTAFIFAHNFADEYREPVLQWEVPDADTSRAVGDGGYHIEDGGVTFLLDPCDYVWLRGDKSDR, encoded by the coding sequence ATGGTCGAACACGGCTGGCACAAGGACGCGGTCATCTACACACTGGACGTAAAGACGTTCAACGACAGCAACGGCGACGGCTGGGGCGATTTCCAGGGCCTCATCGAGAAGCTCGATTACATCGAAGACCTCGGCGTGACCTGCCTCTGGCTCCGCCCGTTCTATCCGAGCCCACTCCGGGACAACGGCTACGACGTCGCCGACTACTACAGCGTCCACGACCGGATGGGAACGCTGGCAGACTTCCGGGAACTCACCGACCGCGCCCACGAACGTGGCATCCGCGTCCTCACCGACCTCGTGTTCAACCATACGTCGACCGACCACGAGTGGTTCCAGCGCGCCCGCGAGGACCCCGACTCGAAATACCACGACTATTACCTCTGGACAAGCCACCTCGACGATGCTTACCAGACAGCCAACATTTTCCCCGACCGCGAGGACGGCGTCTGGAGTTACGACGAGGTCGCTGGCAAGCACTACTTCCACCAGTTCTATCACCATCAGCCGGACCTCAACGTCGCCAACCCCGCTGTCCGCGACGAAATCCACGACGTGATGCGCTTCTGGCTGGACCAGGGAGCAGACGGCTTCCGTATCGACGCCGCCCACCCGATGCTACTGCCGAAAGGGCACAATGGGACGACCGAGGACATCGAGCTGTTCAAAGAACTGAAACGCGTCGTCACAGCAGCAAAGGACCACGCCGTACTCATCGCCGAGGCCGACGACCAGCCCGAACATCTCGATTACTACTTCGGCGACGGCGAGGGGTTTGACCTGATGTTCAACTTCGTCCTGAACGCTCACATGGTGTACGGCGTCGGCGTTAGAGACACTTGGCCGCTCCACCGCGCGAACGAGGTCCTGCCGGATATCTCCGGCGTGGGCCAGTGGGCGAACTTCCTCCGGAACCACGACGAGTGGAATCTCCTGAAACTCCCCCACGAGGCGCTGGAACACGCCCGGGAGTACTTTGGCCCCGATGACGGTTCCTCGTGGATTTTCGGTCGGGGTCACCGGCTCCGGCTGGCGGACCTCTTCGGCCACGACCACGACCGCATCGCGATGGCTCACAGCCTCCTCTTTGCGTATCCGGGGACACCAGTCATCCTCTCCGGCGACGAGATCGGCATGGGCTCGGACCTGTGGCTCGACGAACGAGAGTCAGTCCGGACGCCGATGCAGTGGGACGACACCGAAAACGGCGGCTTCTCGACGGCCGACCGCGAGGACTGCTACAACCCGCCGGTCGTTGGGAAAGAGTACAGCTTCGAACACATCAACGTGGCCGACCAGCAAGCCGACCCTGACTCACTGCTGTCACATATCCAGCGTCTCGTCGCGGCCCGCAAGCGCAACCCCGAACTCAGCGACGGCGACCTCCATCTGGCCGAATCGGGCCACAAGGACGTGCTCGTCCACCGCGTCGACGCCGGCGACACTGCGTTCATCTTCGCCCATAACTTCGCCGACGAGTACCGCGAACCCGTCCTCCAGTGGGAGGTCCCCGACGCCGACACGTCGAGGGCAGTCGGTGACGGCGGCTACCACATCGAGGACGGCGGCGTCACCTTCCTGCTGGACCCGTGTGACTACGTCTGGCTTCGCGGGGACAAGTCCGACCGGTAA
- a CDS encoding metal-dependent transcriptional regulator — protein sequence MNTQAQYLKAIYLTQQQEDGPASTGDVADMLDVSPASANEMIGKLESRGLLNHEKYKGVDLTDDGIAQAREALQNYCIIERFLIEVLEVEEFRAEAKQLEGVIDETVADRLDTIIDRKPQCPDCFDPEGDVCGLLEVEAEVTSD from the coding sequence ATGAACACGCAGGCCCAGTATCTGAAAGCGATCTATCTCACGCAACAGCAGGAAGACGGTCCAGCATCCACCGGCGACGTGGCCGATATGCTTGATGTCAGTCCAGCGAGCGCTAACGAGATGATCGGCAAACTCGAAAGCCGTGGGCTGCTGAACCACGAGAAGTACAAAGGCGTGGACCTCACCGACGACGGCATCGCACAGGCTCGCGAGGCGCTCCAGAACTACTGTATCATCGAGCGGTTCCTCATCGAGGTGCTAGAGGTCGAGGAGTTCCGTGCCGAGGCAAAGCAACTGGAGGGCGTCATCGACGAAACGGTCGCTGATCGTCTCGATACGATTATCGACCGCAAACCTCAGTGTCCCGACTGTTTCGACCCCGAGGGGGATGTCTGTGGCCTGCTCGAAGTCGAGGCTGAAGTCACCAGCGACTGA
- a CDS encoding HD domain-containing protein, producing the protein MGVEIRESPVSADAFEEMKEFVHDYLAASVENEEEGGRMRWYPWHSAEYRFNHILNVVDIATKIARKEGANVDVTRVAALFHDIAKLEAEQDLHAEAGARIAREYLRAHGDYPESFIEQVCAAVEAHSYQGPLDDLPLEVQCLIEADILDKVGANGTALMLLRMGYESRTHMDAAEMVDRVIERGEDARERVQSDTAESIVHQRLKRTRWFQEWLTMEVADMAVEDDLDEVATGMGDS; encoded by the coding sequence GTGGGCGTCGAGATTAGGGAGTCACCTGTCTCAGCCGACGCGTTCGAGGAAATGAAGGAGTTCGTCCACGACTACCTCGCGGCGAGCGTCGAAAACGAAGAAGAGGGCGGCCGTATGCGCTGGTATCCGTGGCACTCCGCGGAGTACCGCTTCAACCACATCCTCAACGTCGTCGACATCGCGACAAAAATCGCCCGCAAGGAGGGCGCAAACGTGGACGTGACTCGCGTCGCAGCGTTGTTTCACGACATCGCGAAACTGGAAGCCGAGCAGGACCTCCACGCGGAAGCCGGCGCTCGGATCGCACGTGAGTATCTGCGGGCACATGGTGACTACCCAGAATCGTTCATCGAACAGGTCTGCGCTGCCGTCGAGGCTCACTCGTACCAAGGACCGCTTGACGACCTGCCACTGGAAGTACAGTGTCTCATCGAGGCGGACATCCTAGACAAAGTCGGCGCGAACGGGACCGCCCTGATGCTGTTGCGCATGGGCTATGAGTCCCGGACGCATATGGACGCGGCCGAGATGGTCGACCGCGTCATCGAGCGCGGCGAGGACGCGCGTGAGCGCGTCCAGAGCGACACTGCCGAGTCTATCGTCCACCAGCGGCTCAAGCGGACCCGCTGGTTCCAGGAATGGCTAACGATGGAAGTCGCCGACATGGCCGTCGAAGACGACCTCGATGAGGTGGCGACTGGGATGGGCGATTCATAG
- the sufD gene encoding Fe-S cluster assembly protein SufD, which yields MSTQVHANLTEAQVEQISDDLGEPEWLLETRKDALAALEELEMPDVIRTPGRTWTNLDALDYESLVDPLDYAQDKDRIDADGVEVLSWSEALDEHADLVEEHFGSVVDPQRDYLTALSTALFSAGTVVYVPEGVDAEDVKIRTTMNSQSLFNYTLVLAEESSSVTILERQGTGETTDADQYYSGIVEVVAEENAYVQYGALQNLSEETYNFQVKRGHADTYATVNWIDGNIGSRLTKSNVETRLLGDSSESQILGAFFGHEDQHFDIASRVWHEAEHTTADLVTRGVLDDDARSVYEGVQDVGREAWDTSSYQRENTLMLSDDSEADASPKLIINNHDTEASHSATVGQVDAEDMFYMTSRGVDPESAKNMLVEGFYVPVLEEVQVDELREDLDQLIYERLRE from the coding sequence ATGAGTACGCAGGTACACGCCAATCTCACAGAGGCGCAGGTAGAACAGATTTCAGACGATCTCGGCGAGCCCGAGTGGCTGCTCGAGACGCGAAAGGACGCGCTCGCCGCGCTCGAGGAGCTGGAGATGCCGGATGTCATCCGGACACCGGGTCGCACCTGGACGAACCTCGACGCGCTCGACTACGAGTCGTTGGTCGACCCGCTCGATTACGCGCAGGACAAGGACCGTATTGACGCCGACGGCGTCGAAGTACTGTCCTGGAGCGAGGCGCTCGACGAGCACGCGGACCTCGTCGAGGAACACTTCGGCAGCGTCGTCGACCCGCAGCGGGACTACCTCACCGCGCTGTCGACGGCCCTGTTCTCGGCCGGCACGGTCGTCTACGTCCCCGAGGGCGTCGATGCCGAAGACGTGAAGATCCGGACGACGATGAACAGCCAGTCGCTGTTCAACTACACGCTCGTTCTCGCCGAGGAGTCCTCGTCGGTGACAATTCTCGAACGTCAGGGGACCGGCGAGACGACCGACGCTGACCAGTACTACTCCGGTATCGTCGAAGTCGTCGCCGAGGAGAACGCCTACGTCCAGTACGGCGCGCTCCAAAACCTCTCGGAAGAGACGTACAACTTCCAGGTCAAGCGCGGCCACGCCGACACATACGCCACGGTCAACTGGATCGACGGCAACATCGGCTCCCGCCTGACCAAGTCCAACGTCGAGACCCGACTGCTGGGAGACTCCTCCGAGTCACAGATTCTGGGTGCGTTCTTCGGCCACGAGGACCAGCACTTCGACATCGCGTCGCGTGTCTGGCACGAGGCCGAACACACCACCGCCGACCTCGTCACCCGCGGCGTCCTCGACGATGACGCCCGGTCGGTGTATGAAGGTGTTCAGGATGTCGGTCGTGAGGCCTGGGACACGTCGTCCTACCAGCGTGAGAACACGCTCATGCTCTCCGACGACTCCGAGGCCGACGCGTCGCCGAAGCTCATCATCAACAACCACGACACCGAGGCCTCCCACTCCGCGACGGTTGGGCAGGTCGACGCGGAGGACATGTTCTACATGACCTCTCGCGGTGTCGACCCCGAGAGCGCGAAGAACATGCTCGTCGAAGGGTTCTACGTCCCCGTGCTCGAAGAGGTGCAGGTCGACGAACTCCGCGAGGACCTCGACCAGCTGATCTACGAGCGCCTGCGAGAGTAG
- a CDS encoding GNAT family N-acetyltransferase, producing the protein MKIREAVSSDRPAIRDVARRSLAASYSLGPKAITSAIEEWYDEERINKILTEESNRLILVAEQDGQVVGLSESVLSGDSIGTILWLHVDPAYRGEGIGSALFDETHGELHDRGAETLQGRVLADNVEGNSFYEDRGFERAGTGEVDIAGRTYVENLYTDAEELGREPITDDGRTVYVDHNNHESGSIAPFHVVHVTEEGSDRYGYFCSNCETLANAMDSMGRIECSNCGNVRKPMRWDAAYL; encoded by the coding sequence ATGAAAATCAGGGAGGCAGTGTCGTCGGACCGCCCGGCTATCCGTGACGTGGCGCGTCGCTCGCTAGCGGCGTCGTATTCGCTGGGGCCGAAGGCAATTACGAGCGCTATCGAGGAGTGGTACGATGAAGAGCGTATCAACAAAATACTCACAGAGGAGAGTAATCGGCTGATTCTCGTCGCTGAGCAGGATGGGCAGGTGGTCGGTCTCTCCGAGAGCGTCCTTTCGGGGGATAGTATCGGGACGATACTCTGGCTGCACGTCGACCCAGCGTACCGCGGCGAAGGAATCGGCTCGGCATTGTTTGACGAGACCCACGGAGAGCTCCACGACCGCGGTGCCGAGACGCTCCAGGGGCGCGTGCTGGCCGACAACGTTGAAGGCAACAGCTTCTACGAGGATCGCGGCTTCGAACGCGCTGGCACGGGCGAGGTCGACATCGCTGGGCGGACCTACGTCGAGAACCTCTACACCGACGCCGAAGAGCTCGGACGCGAGCCGATAACCGACGACGGCCGGACGGTCTACGTCGACCACAACAACCACGAGTCCGGGTCGATAGCGCCGTTCCATGTGGTCCACGTCACCGAAGAGGGAAGCGACCGCTACGGGTACTTCTGCAGTAACTGTGAGACGCTGGCGAACGCGATGGATTCGATGGGCCGTATCGAATGTAGCAACTGTGGGAACGTTCGCAAACCGATGCGGTGGGACGCCGCCTATCTGTAA